One stretch of Acetomicrobium thermoterrenum DSM 13490 DNA includes these proteins:
- a CDS encoding triphosphoribosyl-dephospho-CoA synthase gives MMYAIDEIIWAAQLASIVEVCSKKPGNVHINRSFHDTNPFDFFAGAVALGSAFQELDRLSVGEIVLESIKARAKLTSANVNLGIILLLAPLSKAALCCDNDSDAEAIRNSLRGVLGSLSESDAVKTYEAIRMSGAGGMGRVDLYDVNEMPRGITLREAMAEASDRDSIAREYVTDFSITFELSLPSFADALERGLRLRDAAVQAFLTILSKVPDTLIFRKLGWEEAVEISGKAFEVLERGGVMTERGRKSIHNFDNFLRKKGNKRNPGTTADLVVSGIFLYFLDAIHRGLMRDLVTRW, from the coding sequence ATGATGTATGCTATAGACGAGATTATCTGGGCCGCTCAATTAGCTTCAATCGTTGAAGTATGCTCAAAGAAACCCGGCAACGTTCATATAAACAGATCTTTTCACGACACTAACCCCTTTGATTTTTTTGCAGGGGCTGTCGCATTGGGTTCGGCCTTTCAAGAGCTTGACAGATTGTCCGTGGGAGAAATCGTTTTGGAAAGCATTAAAGCAAGAGCAAAGCTCACCTCTGCAAATGTGAATTTAGGCATTATATTGCTATTGGCTCCCCTTTCTAAGGCTGCCCTATGTTGCGATAACGATTCTGATGCTGAAGCTATTCGCAATTCCTTAAGAGGTGTTCTTGGCAGTCTAAGCGAAAGCGACGCCGTCAAGACATATGAAGCCATAAGGATGTCGGGCGCAGGCGGTATGGGTCGGGTGGACCTATATGACGTAAATGAGATGCCTCGGGGAATCACTTTGAGAGAAGCAATGGCTGAAGCTTCGGATAGAGATTCTATCGCAAGGGAATACGTGACCGATTTTTCCATTACCTTTGAGCTCTCTTTGCCATCCTTTGCCGACGCGCTGGAGAGGGGGTTGAGATTGCGAGATGCTGCTGTGCAAGCCTTTTTGACAATCCTTTCCAAGGTTCCCGATACTTTGATATTCCGCAAGTTGGGATGGGAGGAAGCGGTAGAGATTTCCGGAAAGGCCTTCGAGGTTTTGGAGAGGGGAGGGGTTATGACCGAAAGAGGAAGAAAATCTATTCATAATTTCGATAACTTCCTCCGGAAAAAAGGCAACAAAAGAAATCCAGGCACGACAGCAGATTTGGTGGTATCGGGGATTTTTTTGTATTTCCTAGACGCTATTCATCGCGGCCTTATGAGAGATCTCGTCACACGCTGGTAG